Within the Microtus ochrogaster isolate Prairie Vole_2 linkage group LG2, MicOch1.0, whole genome shotgun sequence genome, the region GAGCTAGGGGCATCTTGTTGAATAAGTGAATGACACCTGTTGTTGGAGTCTTTGAGACCTATTCCTTGAAAAAtacttttgttggtggtggtggtttgggaAGCAATACAGCATTTCTAGAAACTTAAAAAGCACACTTAAGGGTAGAATTCTAGTCTTCAGTAATGAATTTAACTAAAAAACACATACAAAGccagagctgggtatggtgatgtATCTATACTacgaggcaaaggcaggtgtcTGGGGCCAGTGTGTGCAGAGTTATGAGGAAACCTCTCCCCGCCAAACTCTTCAAAAAACTGGGAACTTCAGGAGTTGTAAACCTTGTGCTTAGCATGAGTGAGtccctgagtttaatcctcaatacacacacacacacaaaaacaactttcagaatatatgtgtgtgtgtgtgtgtgtgtattagatagacagacagaccgacagatAGATAGTTTGCTTTTCGAAACCTGCCTTCTCTgagtaatcctggctgtcctgaaactcattctgtagatgatgctggccttgatctcagagatgcacctgctgaTTTTGCTCTCAATCCTCCCACCTTACATGAGTAATCACCGGTGACCGCTGCCATGCTGGGCCTTGGGAGAAGAGCTTGTCTGCATGGGAAGACAGCAAGCAGCACCTGTGCCTCTCAGACAGCTCATGAACTTCATGAAAAATGCTATCATAGCTAGTCTCGGCTACTCTAGGATGGAGGGTGATGATGCTGCagagttttgtgtgtggtgtgaaaaATAGTTCATTTAGCTGGTACAGAGACcagctgtagctttggagcctgtcctggaactagctcttgtagaccaggctggcctcgaactcacagagatccgcctgcctttgcctgccgggtgctgggattaaaggtgtgtaccaccaccactctgcttctcttagctagtattttaaaacaaatttaatgcaGAGGCTTTAAAAATAAGGGAATCACACATCTTTAGGTGCAGGTATGTTGGAGTAATCATTTGACTTTTTATCTGGAAATTATTAACTGTGTATGAAGTAAAACATTAACTTTGCAGGAAGTGAAGCAGGCTCCCAGCAAGGCAGCAACTTCACAGACGGAACAGGGAGGAAAATGAAGCTCCCGATTTTCATAGCAGATGCATTCACAGCAACAGCTTTCCGGGGCAATCCTGCTGCCGTCTGCCTCCTGGAAAATGTAAGTACTCGCTTCTCAAGGGCCAGGCCTGAAATTCTAGACGTGTGTAGAGCCTGTGACTTCTGGAAAAGAAGTGAGGCCACCCTGAGTGTTTGCCACTTTGGCTTGTGATCTTTGTCGTATTTGCTGATGGTCATGTCTGTAGGTTATGACAGGAATGGCTGCACCTAGACCCAGTCAGAAGCACAGAGATTCCCATGTAGGGCAACTGGAGCCCGTTaaagagacagcagcagcaggaaatggGGGTCTATGCCTACAACTCTGTTGTTCCAAAGGataaggcaggagggtcatgagtgagagaccagcctggggtatACAGAGAAGAATCTTACAAAcataaaaagtaacaaataatcaaacaattattttataaaagaatgatTGGAGCTCCCCTTCAGAATTAGGTTTTTGTTTAATTAGCACCAAAAACTGAGCACAAAATTACAGGATATCTGTGGGTAGAAACGGCTGAAATGCCATTTGGCACTTGTATGTGAACATCCTGGGGCTTTTTAGCAGGGCCAGTAGAGACAGGGTCCACTGTGTTactctgactggcttggaactccctatgtagccaaggctaccTTTAGACTCTAcgtatctcagcctcctgagtgcttgactTGCTGGGTTCATTGTCACGCCCGCCTGCCGCTTTCTCTGTACCTCAGGAATGTAGTAGACATTCTCTTCAGTGTCCTGCAAGATGACTGACCCAGCAGGTAAGGGTGCTCGCTGctaagtctgaggacctgagttcagtcccgaGATTCACATGGtgagaggagagagctgactctgcaAACTGTCCTTTGACCCCACACGTGCGCCTTGGGGCCAGTGAGaggctcagtgagcaaaggtgcctgctgccaaggcAATGAATGGTCCTCTGTcctctgcgcacacacacacacacacacacacacacacacacacacacacacacacacacacacacttaactggagccaaataaaaaagagaaagcagctgtgctacacagtagcctttaggccagcctggactattaACGAGAACTGtctcaaagaatgaaataaacCTCACCCTTGTACTTAGAGCAATTAGCATAAAGGAGCTGATAtctgagggctagagagatgagcCTCAGGTCGGCTGTGCATTCGTTAAGTGACCCTGCAGCCTGTACTTTCCTTCTACCAGCTACACAGGGTTAAGGAGTTGCTAGGCTCTATCTAGTAATACAAGAGCTTGGAAGATTAGCGAGAGAATAATTAGCAACCAGATTCCAGATTCCAAATTTGGAACCTTTTGTAGGCCTAATATAGCAAGTACAACTTCCTGTAATTGTCTGTCAAGAATCTAACTGTATCTGCCCTGTGTCTCCATgtcactcatatatatatatatgtgtgtgtgtgtgtgtgtgtgtgtacatatgtacatacatacacatttatagatataaatacatatatatgtaaatataaatgtaaatatgtgtaaaaatatatgtatatatatttgagacacAGTCCATGTAACTGTATTTTGACCAGATAATAATTTGTGTTGTTTCATAACTTTATCTCCAGAATACTAATATCAATAAACAGTAGAGCTAAAGGACCTGTcactctctgtttttgtttgttactgttggtgtgtgtgtgaagttttaGAACAAGGGTTCTCAGCAGCACACTGATGTGCTGGACCAGATGGTTCTCTTGTTGAGGGTGCCCTGATGTGCCTTGTAAGGTTTTCAGCAGCATCCTTGGCCTCTGTCCACTAGATGACAACAATTTTTCCCCCATTAAGAcaattaaaaatgtctttctggAGCCAGGCAatgtggcatacacctttaatcccaacacttccaaggcagaagcaggaagatctctgtaagttggagaccagcctggtctacagagcaagttccaagagagCCTGGGTTCAATGGTAAGACCTTgactcagaaaaaccaaacaaaataagtaaaaattaaaattatttataaaagaaattgaaTTGTGTATTCAATATGTTTAACTCTAAATAAGATTTACTGTCTGTCTGTTGTGCTTTAGGAACCATGCTAAGACCAAATATAGTATttgtatatttacattatttttctctcaaacatTGGAAATTATTTCTATTGACAACAAGGAGGactgttgtatttatttatttacttacttacttactttggttttttgagacagggtttttctgtgtccctggaactctctctgtagaacaggctggccttgaattcccagtgtgctggctctgcctccctattacacccagcttttttttttttttaacattttcatttactttgaATTCTTCAGGTCTGGGGATAACCAGGGGTTCTGGGCCTTAGTCATGCTAGGCAGCtgctttactactgagccatatccACAGCcttgctgtaccactgagctgcatccccaaccTCCATATGAACGATCAGGAACACATGAAGGTGGAGACAGTGCCTCTTCCAGAGGTTCAGGGGCAGGGGAAGGGGTCCCAGCGTCTTCCTGGTGTTTTTAGCACTTGCTGTACCATTTGCCCTGGGTTCTCTGAAGTCTAATACGGTAGAGGGACAAAGGTTCAAAAGACAAACTGTCACATGAAAGAAGGATGCCATGCTGCTATATTGCCACAAGATGGGAGTATGaaactttattcattcattcattcattcattcattcattctctctctctctctttctctctctctctctctctctctctctgtgtgtgtgtgtgtgtgtgtgtgtgtgtgtgtgtgtgtgtcccagttCCATAACCCTGTGGGTCCTAAGATATTAGCTAGCACCTTACTGTCTCACACCGTCAGACACTGGCACTCTGAACAGCAAACAtcactttggtttgtttttttttttttttgtttttcgagacagggtttctctgtggctttggagcctgtcctggaactagctctgtagaccaggctggcctcgaactcacagagatctgcctgcctctgcctcccgagtgctgggattaaaggcatgtgccaccatcgcctggcccatcactttgtttttgatgttgggGATTTGACCGCCTGGAGGATGCTGAGGGAAATGAATGTTGAAGCCAGAGGGctgctgctgggcatggtggtcatGACAGTGGTTCCAGAGCTTGGGAGATAGAGGAagtaggatcagaagttcacAGTCATCCTAGCTATGTAGCTCGGCCAACTGAGGCTacatgaccctgtctcaaaccaaccaGACCAAAAAGCTGGGTCTTGTTATTTGGGGTGGGGGTCTGGGGACTTGGGGGGTGTCTAGTTATTTAAAGTGGGGATGTTATACATGCCAAATTGTGAATCAGACCCTCAGATCTGCAAAAAAGAAGCCTGTagtgtaaaatggaaaaatatatattgtaatgaaatgaaatcagtgtgagtgtgtgtgtatgaatgtgtgtgtgtgtgttgctgagtgTGCATGCTATGAGTGAACCTCATGGAGTCTGCCCATAGATGTACTTTACTCCTCGATTTTAGGAGAGCAGAGGCGGGGCTGTGACTTGCCTAAGACACTTCCGTCCCCTACGCAAGACTCTCATTTTCCATCTGCCTCACCTAAACCTGATCTTCTGCCCAGACCCAGCACAAGATCTTATTAAATTCATGTATTTAGGGATTTGTTTGtacttcatgtgtatgaatgttggcctgcaagcatgtgtgtgtaccttgtGCATTCCTGATGTTGGCAGGGGCCAGGAGAGGGCcctggatcccctgcaactgggcTTAGAGACGGTTTTGAGCATCTTCGGAGCATAGTGTACTTTGAATACTTCTTGTTAACATTGTCTCCTCTCGAGGCTGACAGTGAAGCTCGGTGTAGAACACAATGCTGAGCACAGACAACACTTGGATCCAGCCTCCAGCATCCCAacccccaaaccaaccaaccctACCAGCCTTGATCTCTCCAGCATTGGTCACTTCCTGTAGGTGTCCTGGCTTCCCTCTCGACACCGAGTCCCTTGCACGCCGGGACTTCTCAGACTTTAATGAGCACCCACATGCCTTGGAGTCTTGTTTGAGAGGGCAGGTCTTGATTGGGCAGGTCTGGGGAGGGGCCCAGGGCTACATCAGATTCCTTCAGCAGTGGTCCCTGCTGCCGGCCCCACTTGGCAGTCTCTGTTGCTCCTTAGAAACCTTGCGATAGCCCACGTTTCTCCGCTTGCTGGTGCCTTTCCTTTTGGCATACCTTTAATATAACGAGAGCTCTTGATGGCCAGACAGTGCAGAAAGTTTTGAGTTGTTCGAAGAAGTGAGAAGCTAATACTCTGCCTGTCtgtcatccatctgtctgtctgtctgtctgtctgtctgtctgtctgtctgtctgtctgtctgtctatctatctatctatctatctatctatctatctatctatctatctatctatctactttatctatcatctatctatctgtctactatctatcaatcatgtatctatcatctatctttttgtttgtttgtttgtttttgttttttgttttttgagacagtgtttctctgtgtaacagtcctggctgtcctggaacttgctttgtcaatcaggctgtcctcagactcactgagatccccatgcctctgtctcccaagttcagggtttaaaggtgtgtgccaccaccacttgcccacatctatttttctgtctatatctatctatcattcatTTATCTACTATCTATCAATAATTTGTCtatcatttctctctccacctaTATCTATCTTACTATCTATCATcatgatctcactatgtaatcttaactgtcctggaactcacagagatccgcctgctgttgcttcccaagtgctgggactaaaggtgtgtgccactatgccaagCATATGACTTTTGGTGCAAATAAGCTGCTATGTTAAGTCAGATCTGTGTTTCCAGGCTCTcaataacctttttctttttctacttaagACGTTGGATGATGATTCTCATCAACTCATTGCACGAGAAATGAACCTCTCTGAAACCGCGTTTGTTCGAAAACTGCAACCGACTGACAACTTCACACAAAGTAAAcatacatttaaatgttttgttttacacACGCGTTTGTGTACACACACCCAAGCCtatgcatgtgccacagcattTGTGAGAGGCTGGAGGACAGTTTGTTCTCTGGTTCAACCATGtaagtcctggggatcaaactcaagtcttggGGACCTTTCCCAGCAGGGAGCAGAATTCCTGTCTACCCCGCTCACCCCTCTATGAAGGTTTACCTGCTAGCCATGCTAATGATTTAGGGAAGATGATAACAAGACATCTTTAACCTGACTGTGTGAGTCtgatcttgcttttctttttcatttgctcCCCCGAAGGTTCCCACTTTGGACTGAGGTGGTTTACTCCAGAGAGTGAGTTCCCGCTGTGTGGTCACGCCACCCTGGCCTCTGCAGCTGTGCTGTTTCACAAAATAAGTAATGTGGactttgcttgtttatttattgttgtttgtttgttttgtggtagGGTCtcatttagctcaggctggcattAAACTTCCTGTGTAGATGATGGTGACTTCGAAATTCTGGATTCTACTGTTTCTGCCATCcaagaattataattaattagtattatagcatgtaccaccatggctTAGTAATGTGAATTTCTtcctaaagtatattttatttgcatgagGCTGAGGGAGTTATATGATCAGAATAGACATGGTATATAATGTTCTATCTAGAAAGCAAAGGCTTGCTATTCTTCACATAGTGCCCACTGATCTTAAAgtcatacttttctttctttttcttttctctttttttttttttttgagatagggtctcctatGATTTCTTATACACCCTAAATAGCCTTGAGTCTGCTCTTTCTGTCTTCACTCCCAAGTATTGATATTACAGATTTTCACTACCACAAACCATTTAAACAGTCGGGTTAAAGATGCTCCACTATCTTCTTCCCAAACCATTAGCATGGCTAGCAGCTAAACCTTCGTAGAGGGGTGAGCACAGCCAGAACCCTTTCTGCTCGCTATGCAGAAGGTTCTGAATTAATTTCTGGTTGTTGCGTGTTCAGAAGCACTATTGATACACTCTTTGCAATGTCCACATTCAGTTCCATGGCCTCATATGAGGTtgtgactcacagtttgagaagGTAGACAGGGACCTTGAGCTGAAGAAGATTGAAACCCGTGCACTCAGTTAGATCAGGAGGAGATGCATCCTTAGAGGCTGCCTCCCAAGCCGAGCTCCTGCTGTGTGGCGTCTGTCCGTAGGTTCTGGAGGagcctgtgtgtgcctggcagGAGATGAAGTTACCAGTTAGCCAAGGCCTCTCCACCACAGAAGCCAGTGTATTCACTATGTCCCCATTGCTGTGATAGATTACGTGACAGAAGCCACTTAAGGAAGGAGAGGTTCCGTTTGGCTCATATTTGAGGGGTTGAGGGCCATCATGGTGGCCATGGTGGCTTGATCCATGATTTTTAAGAGCTTGCACTAGTAACACTGAGATCAGAGCGATCAGAGAGGAAGCAATAACCTTGGGCCAGATGCTGGTCAAGTTACAGCCCTCGAAGGCTGTGGCCTTTACAAGGATGTACTGTTAAAATCCAACCATTGCTCAGGCCACAAGACCCTGCAGAAGTCCTTTCCCCTCACAGACACTGACAAGCACCTTACTGAGACAGTGTAACTTCATAAGTAACAGACTTCCTGGTGTCAGGAACTCTTATCTAAGGGAGTAATTTTATATCAAAGCTGGTCCTGGTGGCCACACATCTAcacccccatccctgcctccttcctgggaCTCCAAGAGCCTAGGCTTGTGCTGGGAGGTCACCCCCATACTCAGAAAGACATAAGAGATCCCTcacttctgccatgtgggtgctgattTCCTCTCTTCAGAACCCCTCATGCTGTCTGTCTCCTAGGCTGGGTCCTTAGTTCTGTGCAGGGCCTCTGCCATCTTGTTGTCAGCCCATAGTGTATATAATGCTTTTAATCAACTCCTTACTGCCCGACAATGTGTCTTAGGGTCCCTGTTGAAAACCCCCTTCCGAGACCTTTCACCTGTGGACCAGTTCTCAAACTCTGTCTTTCCTCAAAACACTACTAcgtgctggggaccaagtgttggGGGCATTTTCCTTTCAAATCATCAAATCCTGGTCATTATGATAAAATGAATTTGTTTGTATGAGCAGAGGATAAGAATGAAGGCAAGTTTAGGGGGATGAAATAGGCCTGTTCATCGGGAGACTGagaaaagacaattaaaatttCAGACTTCCTAAGCTACCAGATGGGACTCAAGGCCAGCCCAAACAACCTAGcgagacaccatctcaaaaataaaaaaaaaagcaacaataaaaaaaaccaatgagGAATGGGGAGATACCTTAGGGGGAAGATACTTTCAAGTTTGACCCTCTGGGTTCAgtctacagacacacacacatacatatacacaccaccaccaccaccacaaccacccagaAAACacaatcacttttattttcctgattctTGCTTGCTTCCTCCTCTGTCCAGAGAACACAAACAGCACTCTGACCTTCACCACTATGAGCGGGGAGctaaaggccagaagagcagAGGACGGGATTGTCTTGGACTTTCCTCTCTACCCAGCCTTCCCCCAGGTCAGCTCTTTCTGTGTTTACCTCTCATTAAGATACACACAACTGTATCCACAAACTGCGGTGAGCCGCAGCTCTCCCGTTGAGCAATGACCGCAATGACCGcgtctcttttcctcttctaggACTTCCATGAGGTGGAAGACTTGATAAAGGTTGGTGGAAAGTCTCCAGTTAGAGCCCTGTGATGTGGTCGTTTGTGTTTGAAAGCTCTGGTGTGACATGACCCCATAAAATAACCTTTACCTGTGTACGCACTGTGGTAGAAGCCGTGGTGGTTTCAGGTCAGATGTTAGTATTGTGTCTAACATTCATTGAGCTATAATCATTCCTCACtgggtagctcaggctagccttgaacttgcaattctcttgcctctcaGGTACTAGGATTGCAGGTCATACAACCACAGCTGACTCATTTAACTATGAGCAATATGACCTCCACCAAGGGGCAGGGGTAAGATGGAGAGTgtggggaagacagagaagacCTGAAGGAGGCAGTGAGGAGGATAACAGGCATCCTCAGCCCCTTTGGACCAAGCAGGGCTGACGTCCAGCCTGATGAAGGCAGTGTGCTTGCTGAGGATAAAGCAAATCCTAACCACAAACCagtcctgagtcctggaattccTCCAGCTTTCTagctcctacctctgtctcccatgtgctggtGTCAAAGAAGTATGCCTAGCTatattgttttattgcttttgagACGGAACCTCAGGatcccaggctgacttcacaTTTGTTGACTGACtgaggctgaccctgaactcttgACATTCCTGCCTCTGAACCCTGGTTTTATGGGAACATGCTTAGTTAATGCGGTGCTGGGGACAGACCCAGCTTCTGGCATCTAGACAAACATCTAACAACTTAGTAAGAGTTGGTCCCTGAGGAATTGTGATCTGCTTCACAGGCAGCCATAGGGGACACCCTGGTTCAGGATATCCGGTACTCTCCAGACACCAAAAACCTCATGGTCCGGCTCAGCGATTCTTACGACAGGTAAATGCCGTGTTTAACCATTcacatcccagcacccaggtgtcCAGCTCTCCTTCCACGTGATCACCAAAGCATGATTTacctcttcttttctattttattttcagtctcCCTaatatagctctgactgtcctgaaaaatcactctgtagaccaggctgtcttcaaaatcaaagagatccacctgcctctgcctccagagtgctactGAGCTATCTGGGCACAGCTCAGcctctttcccattctgtgaAGGGGGTGATCTGAAAATACTTATTCTGAACCCATTCTGTTTGTTCTTAAGGTCCTTTCTGGAGACCCTGAGGGTGAACACAGAACCTCTGCCTCGAATGGAAAAGACAGGGAGGGTGAAAGGACTCATTCTCACTCTCAGAGGAGAGCCTGGGGGGCAGACACCCCACTATGACTTCTACTCCCGGTACTTTGCGCCATGGGTTGGTGTGGCTGAAGACCCGGTAACAGGTACTCTTCCGGGATGTTCCATGTGGCCAGAGTTATCTTATTCAAAAATCGAAATAAAAGCCCAGGAGAGGTTGCAAAATAGCGAAAAAGTTTTGCTCAGAGCGAGACGAGAGCTCAGAGAGGACACTTTGTCCAGACTGATAGTGAGGTATGCGGACAAACTCTTACTGAGGGGTTCAACTATTGTTTGgagtttgtgtggtgtgtgtgtgatctgtctgtctgtctgtctctctgcctgtgctcATTAATGTTCAGTTTccccagaggccagcagagggggACGTGGCAGTTGGAGTGTTCTATGATTATGAGCTGTTCTgtataggttctgggaactgagctctgtcCTCTACGGGATcacccagtgctctgaactgctgagccatctctccagtccctggcatctTCTTTCATGGGGTTCAAGAGAAGAGGCGTTTGGTTACTAAGAACATAATTTGGGAGAGTCTCTTTTGATTGGCGAGTACAGGTTATGTAGGCCCTTCCTCTCTGGGCATATTGCTTGCAATAATGCATCTAATtttaatcatacacacacacacacacacacacacaatgatgcaTAGGCATGAGAGGGTAATTAGGGGATTCTTCTTAAAACTTCAcgttgagggggctggagaggtggctcagcagttaagagcactgactgctcttccagaggatccgggttcaattcccagctctcacatggcagctcacaactgtctttaagtCCATTTCTAGGGGACCCGACACCAGTGGCAAAACACCaagcacataaaattaataaaaaaaagtttgtgttgAGGACAGTTTGCCTTATTGCACAAGTACCCAAAACAGTCTAGGCAGATTGGCCCATTGCCTATGGCATAGAACTCAGATTGTGTTCTAGGATGTATTTGGATAGAAACAGGAGCACTCTGGGGAGTTTATTGAGGGTATTACCATTGTTTATAACAGGTATACAGTTGCAGCTCTGAGGGGCAAGAGGGCTCGAATCTGTTAACAGCTTGCTAGGTACATTGTTCTGGAGAAATGTGTGCATAGC harbors:
- the LOC101989208 gene encoding phenazine biosynthesis-like domain-containing protein 2 isoform X1, which gives rise to MKLPIFIADAFTATAFRGNPAAVCLLENTLDDDSHQLIAREMNLSETAFVRKLQPTDNFTQSSHFGLRWFTPESEFPLCGHATLASAAVLFHKIKNTNSTLTFTTMSGELKARRAEDGIVLDFPLYPAFPQDFHEVEDLIKAAIGDTLVQDIRYSPDTKNLMVRLSDSYDRSFLETLRVNTEPLPRMEKTGRVKGLILTLRGEPGGQTPHYDFYSRYFAPWVGVAEDPVTGSAHTILGPYWSEELGKKDMRAFQCSRRGGELDIALRPDGRVDLKGGAAIVLEGTLTV
- the LOC101989208 gene encoding phenazine biosynthesis-like domain-containing protein 2 isoform X2 is translated as MNLSETAFVRKLQPTDNFTQSSHFGLRWFTPESEFPLCGHATLASAAVLFHKIKNTNSTLTFTTMSGELKARRAEDGIVLDFPLYPAFPQDFHEVEDLIKAAIGDTLVQDIRYSPDTKNLMVRLSDSYDRSFLETLRVNTEPLPRMEKTGRVKGLILTLRGEPGGQTPHYDFYSRYFAPWVGVAEDPVTGSAHTILGPYWSEELGKKDMRAFQCSRRGGELDIALRPDGRVDLKGGAAIVLEGTLTV